One genomic region from Candidatus Dormiibacterota bacterium encodes:
- a CDS encoding SRPBCC family protein, producing MRVEASADAGVRPADLFGVAADLRNLPAWWIEHLSAEVEVPAPRLRDSVYRVRYRLPGGLVISALCTVVAARAGRSLTYVWEGGGMRMAVGQSFTVHGEGTRTRLIADLATDRLLTPVGSVVTRLIGRGLVAELDRALANLTELAAARAVVRRAPLGGGTERRAPGGRPAVSVLGGAAGAAGAGPAGAGGAGGRGLPGGGGGAADAGGRAPGGRRRGPADGGRTGGGGTAGAARGRRRLLLDAAQDPGAGAGGTVDEKKKVARRHPGDVRAPGAAAKRPEA from the coding sequence GTGCGTGTCGAAGCCAGCGCCGACGCCGGCGTCCGCCCCGCCGACCTCTTCGGGGTCGCGGCCGACCTTCGCAACCTCCCGGCCTGGTGGATCGAGCACCTCAGCGCCGAGGTCGAGGTGCCCGCGCCACGGCTGCGCGACAGCGTGTACCGGGTGCGCTACCGCCTGCCCGGAGGGCTGGTGATCAGCGCGCTCTGCACCGTGGTGGCGGCGCGCGCCGGCCGCTCGCTCACCTACGTGTGGGAGGGCGGAGGCATGCGCATGGCGGTGGGCCAGAGCTTCACCGTCCACGGCGAGGGCACCCGCACCCGGCTGATCGCCGACCTCGCCACCGACCGGTTGCTGACCCCGGTGGGGTCGGTGGTCACCCGGCTGATCGGCCGCGGCCTCGTCGCCGAGCTGGATCGGGCGCTCGCCAACCTGACCGAGCTGGCGGCAGCCCGGGCGGTGGTGCGCCGCGCCCCGCTGGGGGGCGGCACCGAGCGACGAGCGCCCGGCGGCCGCCCCGCGGTGTCAGTCCTAGGCGGTGCGGCGGGCGCGGCCGGCGCCGGTCCGGCGGGTGCCGGTGGTGCCGGTGGTCGCGGCCTTCCGGGTGGTGGCGGCGGCGCGGCGGACGCCGGTGGTCGCGCGCCGGGTGGCCGTCGCCGCGGTCCGGCGGACGGCGGTCGCACCGGTGGTGGTGGAACGGCGGGCGCGGCGCGTGGGCGGCGCCGTCTCCTTCTCGATGCGGCCCAGGACCCGGGCGCCGGCGCTGGCGGGACGGTGGACGAGAAGAAGAAGGTTGCGCGCCGCCACCCCGGTGACGTCCGAGCGCCCGGCGCGGCTGCGAAGCGCCCGGAGGCCTGA
- a CDS encoding trehalose-6-phosphate synthase, producing the protein MDRRGATAGVGGRALLAIEAYTRRLLRHVQPVIVANRAPLTLQRADAFRGTEERLVRGAGGLVTAMGSLATATDAVWVAAARTDEDRILAGRAGKDGTVRLTTEDDTSYRVAFVDADPEAYDLYYSVFSNPLLWFIQHYLWDLSREPIVDATTERAWRDGYLHVNRLFADRVVEEGRRSDVPLLVLVQDYQLYCVPQMVRAGLPKVRLQQFVHIPWPTPQYWKILPRRIRDGITLGILGNDIIGFQTSRDVRNFLLTCEENLGLAVDHRERTVFHEGRAIWVRHYPISIDVGEFEGLLEHPAVLAEEDRIAAWRPEHLILRVDRTDLSKNVVRGFVAYERMLEAHPELHERVQFWALLQESRQDIDDYRAYLGSIVGVCARINRRFGRRGWMPIRLEIENNFHKAVAAYKSFDVLLVNPIYDGMNLVAKEGILCNRRNGVLVLSENAGSHEELGELAVTVNPFDVDETAEALYLSLRMDESERAARGERIRETVRANDITRWITSQLQDLRELIA; encoded by the coding sequence ATGGATCGCCGAGGGGCCACCGCCGGTGTCGGAGGACGCGCGCTGCTCGCCATCGAGGCCTACACCCGGCGCCTGCTGCGTCACGTGCAGCCGGTCATCGTCGCCAACCGCGCGCCCCTCACCCTGCAGCGCGCCGACGCCTTCCGCGGCACCGAGGAGCGCCTGGTCCGGGGTGCGGGAGGGCTGGTCACCGCGATGGGCTCGCTGGCCACCGCCACCGACGCGGTCTGGGTGGCCGCGGCCCGCACCGACGAGGACCGCATCCTCGCCGGCCGCGCCGGCAAGGACGGCACCGTGCGCCTCACCACCGAGGACGACACCTCCTACCGCGTCGCCTTCGTCGACGCCGACCCCGAGGCCTACGACCTCTACTACAGCGTCTTCAGCAACCCGCTGCTCTGGTTCATCCAGCACTACCTCTGGGACCTCAGCCGCGAGCCCATCGTCGACGCCACCACCGAGCGTGCCTGGCGCGACGGCTACCTGCACGTCAACCGCCTCTTCGCCGACCGGGTGGTGGAGGAGGGACGGCGCTCCGACGTGCCGCTGCTCGTGCTGGTGCAGGACTACCAGCTCTACTGCGTGCCCCAGATGGTCCGCGCCGGCCTCCCCAAGGTGCGGCTCCAGCAGTTCGTCCACATCCCCTGGCCGACGCCGCAGTACTGGAAGATCCTGCCCCGGCGGATCCGCGACGGCATCACCCTGGGCATCCTCGGCAACGACATCATCGGCTTCCAGACCTCGCGCGACGTGCGCAACTTCCTGCTCACCTGCGAGGAGAACCTCGGTCTCGCGGTCGACCACCGCGAGCGCACCGTGTTCCACGAGGGGCGGGCGATCTGGGTGCGCCACTACCCGATCAGCATCGACGTCGGCGAGTTCGAGGGGCTCCTCGAGCATCCCGCGGTGCTCGCCGAGGAGGACAGGATCGCCGCCTGGCGGCCCGAGCACCTCATCCTGCGGGTCGACCGCACCGACCTGTCGAAGAACGTGGTGCGCGGCTTCGTCGCCTACGAGCGGATGCTCGAGGCCCACCCCGAGCTCCACGAGCGCGTCCAGTTCTGGGCGCTGCTCCAGGAGTCGCGCCAGGACATCGACGACTACCGCGCCTACCTGGGCAGCATCGTCGGGGTCTGCGCGCGGATCAATCGGCGCTTCGGGCGCCGGGGCTGGATGCCGATCCGGCTGGAGATCGAGAACAACTTCCACAAGGCGGTGGCCGCCTACAAGTCGTTCGACGTGCTCCTCGTCAACCCGATCTACGACGGCATGAACCTGGTCGCCAAGGAGGGCATCCTCTGCAACCGTCGCAACGGGGTGCTGGTGCTGAGCGAGAACGCGGGGTCGCACGAGGAGCTCGGCGAGCTGGCCGTCACCGTCAACCCCTTCGACGTCGATGAGACCGCCGAGGCGCTCTACCTCAGCCTGCGCATGGACGAGTCGGAGCGGGCGGCCCGCGGCGAGCGGATCCGCGAGACGGTGCGGGCGAACGACATCACCCGCTGGATCACGTCCCAGCTGCAGGACCTCCGCGAGCTCATCGCCTGA
- a CDS encoding trehalose-phosphatase: protein MGRARITSPDRLAAELVRGAVDAGGLLVCTDFDGSLAPIVQRPEQARALPRALAAVAWLTRAGARDGVGARCPVGLAVVTGRDSDDAAHRLELGPEGVASGNLGLERWSGGRVELEEGVEDWLPALAAATAELEAALEAGRLPGARLERKRCSAVIHTRGLGSAAEAEALELATAVAGTCGLTVTTGKRAAEVRVPVGRDKGSAVADLRAAGWEAAALCAAGDDGGDIPMLRIACAAAPLGTAVAVADAEVPAEVLAAAAHTVDGPWAWAQALELLVEGLRRREPA, encoded by the coding sequence ATGGGGCGCGCCCGCATCACCTCCCCCGATCGCCTCGCCGCGGAGCTGGTCCGCGGCGCCGTCGACGCCGGCGGGCTGCTGGTGTGCACCGACTTCGACGGCTCGCTGGCGCCGATCGTCCAGCGCCCCGAGCAGGCGCGGGCGCTGCCACGGGCGCTGGCGGCGGTGGCCTGGCTCACCCGCGCGGGGGCCCGCGACGGGGTCGGAGCGCGCTGCCCGGTGGGCCTGGCCGTGGTCACCGGCCGGGACAGCGACGACGCCGCCCACCGCCTCGAGCTCGGCCCCGAGGGGGTGGCCTCCGGGAACCTGGGGCTCGAGCGCTGGTCCGGGGGGCGGGTCGAGCTGGAGGAGGGGGTCGAGGACTGGCTGCCGGCGCTCGCCGCCGCCACCGCCGAGCTCGAGGCGGCCCTGGAGGCCGGCCGGCTGCCCGGCGCCCGGCTGGAGCGCAAGCGCTGCTCGGCCGTCATCCACACCCGTGGCCTGGGGTCGGCCGCAGAGGCCGAGGCGCTCGAGCTGGCGACGGCGGTCGCCGGCACCTGCGGGCTGACCGTGACCACCGGCAAGCGCGCCGCCGAGGTGCGGGTGCCCGTGGGCCGGGACAAGGGCAGCGCGGTGGCCGACCTCCGGGCCGCGGGGTGGGAGGCGGCGGCACTCTGCGCCGCCGGGGACGACGGCGGCGACATCCCGATGCTCCGGATCGCCTGCGCGGCGGCTCCGCTCGGCACCGCCGTGGCCGTCGCCGACGCGGAGGTTCCGGCCGAGGTGCTCGCCGCGGCCGCCCACACCGTGGACGGTCCCTGGGCATGGGCCCAGGCCCTCGAGCTGCTGGTGGAGGGCCTCCGCCGCCGCGAGCCGGCCTGA
- a CDS encoding MerR family transcriptional regulator has protein sequence MSVAPAPVGLDKPIYTISVASEILETHPRTLMMYEHLNLIVPYRTSTNRRRYSQRDILALQAIQRLTRQHGLNLNGARYVIQCLRLLDEHDIKRPPHLDELDVSEVRL, from the coding sequence GTGAGCGTCGCTCCGGCGCCGGTCGGGCTGGACAAGCCCATCTACACGATCAGCGTGGCCTCGGAGATCCTGGAGACCCATCCCCGGACGCTGATGATGTACGAGCACCTGAACCTGATCGTGCCGTACCGGACGAGCACCAACCGCCGTCGGTACTCGCAGCGCGACATCCTCGCCCTCCAGGCCATCCAGCGACTCACCCGGCAGCATGGGCTCAACCTCAACGGGGCGCGGTACGTCATCCAGTGCCTGCGCCTGCTCGACGAGCACGACATCAAGCGGCCACCTCACCTCGACGAGCTCGACGTGAGCGAGGTGCGCCTCTAG
- a CDS encoding response regulator: MDNEVIDVLLIEDDPAVLEMYRMKLSLDGYRVNVAIDGEDGLTRAKELLPDIIFLDIRLPKKDGFEVLQALRQDPETAAIPVIMLSNYGEKELVDRGLKLGAHEFLIKAHTTPSSLSEGIGEWLRE; this comes from the coding sequence GTGGACAACGAGGTCATCGACGTCCTGCTCATCGAGGACGATCCGGCGGTGCTGGAGATGTACCGGATGAAGCTCTCCCTGGACGGCTACCGGGTCAACGTGGCCATCGACGGCGAGGACGGGCTGACCCGCGCCAAGGAGCTCCTCCCCGACATCATCTTCCTCGACATCCGGCTCCCCAAGAAGGACGGGTTCGAGGTGCTGCAGGCGCTCCGGCAGGATCCGGAGACCGCGGCGATCCCGGTGATCATGCTCAGCAACTACGGCGAGAAGGAGCTGGTCGACCGCGGCCTCAAGCTCGGCGCCCACGAGTTCCTGATCAAGGCCCACACCACCCCGAGCTCCCTCTCCGAGGGGATCGGCGAGTGGCTGAGGGAGTGA
- a CDS encoding MerR family transcriptional regulator, whose product MSARDGLPERGPRELNLSLDKPIYTISVASEILETHPRTLMMYENMGLVVPQRTSTNRRRFSQRDIQKLQTIQNLTRNHGVNLNGVRYVLQLLKLLHEHGVQPPEGLRDIDVSQLNV is encoded by the coding sequence ATGAGTGCCAGAGATGGGTTGCCGGAGCGGGGCCCACGCGAGCTGAACCTCTCGCTGGACAAGCCGATCTACACGATCAGCGTGGCCTCGGAGATCCTCGAGACCCATCCTCGGACACTGATGATGTACGAGAACATGGGGCTGGTGGTGCCGCAACGGACCTCCACCAACCGGCGCAGGTTCTCCCAGCGTGACATCCAGAAGTTGCAGACCATCCAGAACCTCACCCGCAACCACGGGGTCAACCTCAACGGCGTCCGCTACGTGCTCCAGCTGCTCAAGCTGCTCCATGAGCACGGCGTCCAGCCGCCCGAGGGCCTGCGCGACATCGACGTGTCGCAGCTGAACGTCTAG
- a CDS encoding phage holin family protein — MAARVQDDEDLGALVHRITEDTTRLVRLEIELAKEQAKESALRSLKAGAFLGAALTLALLGMIYALGAVPEVIGSLLNHEWLGWLIFGLLLILAGVLCGYVGYRRVKATVRSTKEAVSAIKEDLEWVKELPKRGVERSS, encoded by the coding sequence GTGGCGGCACGCGTCCAGGACGACGAGGATCTCGGCGCGCTCGTCCACCGCATCACCGAGGACACCACCCGTCTGGTCCGGCTCGAGATCGAGCTGGCCAAGGAGCAGGCGAAGGAGAGCGCCCTCCGCTCCCTGAAGGCCGGCGCCTTCCTCGGCGCCGCGCTCACCCTCGCACTCCTTGGCATGATCTACGCGCTGGGGGCGGTGCCGGAGGTCATCGGCTCCCTGCTCAACCACGAATGGCTCGGCTGGCTGATCTTCGGCCTCCTCCTCATCCTCGCCGGCGTCCTCTGCGGATACGTCGGGTACCGGCGGGTGAAGGCCACGGTGCGGAGCACCAAGGAGGCGGTCAGCGCGATCAAGGAGGATCTCGAGTGGGTGAAGGAACTGCCAAAGCGAGGCGTCGAGAGGTCGAGCTGA